In Ilumatobacter fluminis, the following proteins share a genomic window:
- the hemH gene encoding ferrochelatase, translated as MTTRTAVVLMAYGTPTSADQIEPYYTDIRRGRPPTPELLAELTGRYEAIGGLSPLAERTEAQRAGLAAALEAIAPGEYEVVIGLKHADPKIEATVDALAAQGVGRAVGIVLAPHDSTYSIGQYLDRLTAAAEPHGIAVGGVRSWATEPAFVSFIADDLAARLAAAPDATRVLFTAHSLPERIIAAGDIYPDELRSTAEAVAERLGLAEGSDWQIAWQSAGRTPEPWLGPDVLEVLDTLGSDDTVDGVIVSAVGFVADHLEVLYDLDIEAAQRADELGLAFDRTACVNDDPTVLAALAARVHDEAARLGG; from the coding sequence ATGACCACACGCACCGCCGTCGTCCTGATGGCCTACGGCACCCCGACCTCGGCCGATCAGATCGAGCCGTACTACACCGACATCCGCCGCGGGCGGCCGCCCACACCCGAACTGCTCGCCGAGCTGACGGGCCGCTACGAGGCGATCGGTGGTCTCAGCCCGCTCGCCGAGCGGACCGAGGCACAGCGTGCCGGTCTCGCCGCCGCACTCGAGGCGATCGCCCCGGGCGAGTACGAGGTCGTGATCGGTCTCAAGCACGCCGACCCGAAGATCGAGGCCACGGTCGACGCCCTCGCCGCGCAGGGTGTCGGACGGGCGGTGGGGATCGTGCTCGCCCCGCACGACTCGACCTACTCGATCGGCCAGTATCTCGACCGGTTGACCGCCGCAGCGGAACCGCACGGGATCGCCGTCGGCGGGGTGCGTTCGTGGGCGACCGAGCCGGCCTTCGTGTCGTTCATCGCCGACGATCTGGCAGCACGCCTGGCCGCGGCGCCCGATGCGACGCGGGTGTTGTTCACGGCTCACTCCCTGCCCGAGCGGATCATCGCCGCCGGTGACATCTACCCCGACGAGCTGCGCTCGACCGCCGAGGCGGTCGCCGAACGTCTCGGGTTGGCCGAAGGGTCCGACTGGCAGATCGCGTGGCAGAGCGCCGGACGGACACCCGAGCCGTGGCTCGGCCCCGACGTGCTCGAGGTCCTCGACACGCTCGGCTCCGACGACACCGTCGACGGCGTGATCGTGTCGGCGGTCGGTTTCGTCGCCGACCATCTCGAGGTGCTCTACGACCTCGACATCGAGGCAGCGCAGCGGGCGGACGAACTCGGACTCGCGTTCGACCGCACGGCGTGCGTCAACGACGACCCGACGGTGCTCGCAGCACTGGCAGCCCGGGTCCACGACGAGGCGGCCCGGCTCGGTGGCTGA
- the hemG gene encoding protoporphyrinogen oxidase, giving the protein MAERRALVVGAGIAGLAAARELVDGFDHVEIREADERVGGKLRSSSFAGLPHVDEGADAYLLRAPDASRLADEVGLTDIVSPTSASASVWHDGLHDIPGGLVLGMPSKVRPFATSSLLSWRGKARAALEPFLPATDPDDCLGALVRARFGDEVQERLVDALVGSIYAADTDRWSLEAVPQLAGLARGNRSLLLAGRRRPAPPSPAGPIFGAPATSMGSLASAAAADAERLGVVVRTGTPVSALDRDGDRWRVDDDPFDAVVLATPASATARLLGTAAADGAAAIGAIETADVIMVRLVQPDWPDRLAGRSGYLVPKPDQRLVTAASFASQKWAHWRPDGGQLLRISLGRDALPVMHLSDDEVITAVTDEVGRHLSIDLQPSELAITRWRGAFPQYRPHHHRLVAGARAALPVGVALAGASYDGIGVPACIASGRAAAESIKQSTARTDGSLT; this is encoded by the coding sequence GTGGCTGAGCGTCGGGCACTCGTCGTCGGCGCCGGCATCGCCGGCCTGGCGGCCGCTCGCGAACTCGTCGACGGTTTCGATCACGTCGAGATCAGAGAGGCCGACGAGCGGGTCGGCGGCAAGCTCCGGTCGTCGTCGTTCGCCGGCCTTCCCCACGTCGACGAGGGCGCCGACGCCTACCTCCTCCGTGCGCCCGACGCGAGCCGGCTCGCCGACGAGGTCGGTCTCACCGACATCGTGTCGCCCACGTCGGCGTCGGCGTCGGTGTGGCACGACGGGTTGCACGACATCCCGGGCGGCCTCGTGCTCGGCATGCCGTCGAAGGTCCGGCCGTTCGCCACGTCGTCGCTGCTGTCGTGGCGGGGCAAGGCGCGGGCTGCGCTCGAGCCGTTCCTGCCCGCCACCGACCCGGACGACTGCCTCGGCGCACTCGTACGGGCCCGGTTCGGTGACGAGGTCCAGGAACGCCTCGTCGACGCGCTCGTCGGCAGCATCTATGCCGCCGACACCGACCGCTGGAGCCTCGAGGCGGTGCCCCAACTCGCCGGACTCGCCCGCGGGAACCGCAGCCTGCTGCTCGCCGGACGTCGACGTCCCGCCCCGCCGTCGCCGGCCGGCCCGATCTTCGGTGCGCCGGCGACGTCGATGGGGAGCTTGGCGTCCGCCGCAGCAGCCGATGCCGAACGACTCGGCGTGGTCGTGCGAACCGGGACGCCCGTGTCCGCGCTCGACCGTGACGGCGACCGCTGGCGCGTCGACGACGACCCGTTCGACGCCGTCGTGCTCGCGACACCCGCGTCTGCGACGGCACGGCTGCTCGGCACGGCGGCGGCCGACGGCGCTGCGGCGATCGGCGCCATCGAGACCGCCGACGTGATCATGGTCCGCCTGGTGCAGCCCGACTGGCCCGACCGCCTGGCCGGTCGCAGCGGCTACCTCGTGCCGAAGCCCGATCAGCGGCTCGTCACGGCGGCCTCGTTCGCGTCGCAGAAGTGGGCCCACTGGCGGCCCGACGGCGGCCAGTTGCTGCGCATCTCGCTGGGACGCGACGCGTTGCCCGTCATGCACCTGTCCGATGACGAGGTGATCACCGCGGTCACCGACGAGGTCGGGCGTCACCTGTCGATCGACCTGCAACCGTCGGAGCTGGCGATCACCCGTTGGCGGGGCGCGTTCCCGCAGTACCGCCCGCATCATCACCGCCTCGTCGCGGGCGCCCGAGCGGCGCTGCCCGTCGGCGTGGCGCTCGCCGGGGCGAGCTATGACGGGATCGGGGTGCCGGCCTGCATCGCGTCGGGTCGCGCGGCCGCCGAATCGATCAAGCAATCGACTGCACGAACCGATGGAAGTCTGACATGA
- a CDS encoding sortase — translation MRPRTISPRSLFALGVVGMLSLSACSGGGEPTAEAAETTTSTTTTEVTTTTAAPTTTTTTVPKSTTTRAPTTTTTLPTAEVTELIARATTTTVVDEATFYEAQETEPIAPPTDTYAAEPVISLGRIQIPKIGVDTTMYEGIRMTTLDVGPGHWPGSAMPGQAGNNVIGGHRTSKNRVFRDVDQLVAGDQIIFSDDNGTHVYAVNRVEVVQPTDVWIINPTPTPTATLFACHPPGSTAQRIVVFADLIS, via the coding sequence ATGCGCCCCCGGACGATCTCCCCACGTTCGCTGTTCGCGCTCGGCGTGGTCGGCATGTTGTCGCTCAGCGCCTGCAGTGGTGGCGGAGAGCCGACGGCCGAGGCGGCCGAGACGACGACCAGCACCACCACCACCGAGGTCACGACGACCACGGCAGCGCCGACCACCACGACCACGACGGTGCCGAAGTCGACGACCACCCGGGCGCCGACGACCACCACCACGCTCCCGACCGCCGAGGTCACCGAGTTGATCGCACGTGCGACCACGACCACGGTCGTCGACGAGGCCACGTTCTACGAGGCCCAAGAGACCGAACCGATCGCTCCGCCCACCGACACGTACGCCGCCGAGCCCGTCATCTCGCTGGGCCGGATCCAGATCCCGAAGATCGGGGTCGACACGACGATGTACGAGGGCATCCGCATGACGACCCTCGACGTCGGACCCGGCCACTGGCCCGGGAGTGCGATGCCCGGCCAGGCCGGCAACAACGTGATCGGCGGCCACCGTACGAGCAAGAACCGTGTCTTCCGCGACGTCGATCAGCTCGTCGCCGGCGACCAGATCATCTTCAGCGACGACAACGGCACCCACGTGTACGCCGTCAACCGGGTCGAGGTCGTCCAGCCGACCGACGTCTGGATCATCAACCCGACGCCGACGCCCACCGCCACCTTGTTCGCGTGCCACCCGCCCGGGTCGACCGCACAGCGCATCGTGGTGTTCGCCGACCTGATCAGCTGA
- the lnt gene encoding apolipoprotein N-acyltransferase — translation MPDPAPGPPIWRQPVAAASGGLLVALSMPPWGFWPLAFVGTAVFGWSIAGESSRRRRALAGFAFGIGWMYLSMAWMWFLTVPGYLVACLWFSALHALAAAVAPAGRWSPVGRAAAHTLAEALRFVFPFGGVPLASLAISQAGGPLLGVARLGGSLLLTWFVFQVGFALPALIRIARNAAERRDEYVDPTGVFAAIVAAAFALVAVVAPAGADRDDPEPITVAAVQGGGEQGTRALDVPSRVVTERLVEATRAIEPSDDLDLVVWPENGIDVNDEAFLESDQYALVAAEAARLGVPLSVGVTIDSEYSEHPVDDSFVNAQVLVLPDGEVAGWYEKVHIVPFGEYVPFRGLLEALGAPLENVASDATEGQGPAVLPMPYEGTEIEIGVMISWEVFFGDRGRAADDGDFLVNPTNGASYTWTILQTQQVASSRLRAAETGRWVVQVAPTGFSAFVSPDGDVFDRTDVGERAVITRDIPLRTGTTWYSSTGDWPWRVLPLLVLIGAIALTNRDRRRARATDPPTR, via the coding sequence ATGCCCGACCCCGCTCCGGGGCCGCCGATCTGGCGGCAACCCGTGGCAGCGGCCTCCGGTGGGCTGCTCGTCGCTCTGTCGATGCCGCCGTGGGGTTTCTGGCCGCTCGCCTTCGTCGGCACCGCCGTGTTCGGCTGGTCGATCGCCGGCGAATCGTCCCGCCGTCGTCGCGCCCTTGCCGGGTTCGCGTTCGGCATCGGGTGGATGTACCTGTCGATGGCCTGGATGTGGTTCCTGACGGTGCCCGGCTATCTCGTCGCCTGCCTGTGGTTCTCGGCCCTGCACGCCCTTGCGGCCGCCGTGGCACCGGCCGGCCGGTGGTCGCCCGTCGGACGCGCTGCCGCCCACACCTTGGCCGAGGCGCTGCGGTTCGTGTTCCCGTTCGGTGGTGTCCCGCTCGCCTCACTCGCCATCTCCCAGGCGGGCGGCCCACTGCTCGGTGTTGCCCGCCTCGGCGGGTCGCTCCTGCTCACCTGGTTCGTGTTCCAGGTCGGGTTTGCGCTGCCGGCCCTGATACGGATCGCTCGCAACGCCGCCGAGCGGCGCGACGAGTACGTCGACCCGACCGGCGTGTTCGCCGCGATCGTGGCTGCGGCGTTCGCGCTCGTCGCCGTCGTCGCCCCGGCAGGCGCCGACCGTGACGATCCGGAGCCGATCACCGTGGCGGCGGTGCAAGGCGGCGGCGAACAAGGCACGCGGGCGCTCGACGTCCCGAGCAGGGTCGTGACCGAACGCCTCGTCGAGGCGACCCGCGCCATCGAACCGTCCGACGATCTCGACCTCGTCGTCTGGCCCGAGAACGGGATCGACGTGAACGACGAGGCGTTCCTCGAGAGCGACCAGTACGCACTCGTCGCCGCCGAGGCCGCTCGCCTCGGGGTGCCGTTGTCGGTCGGCGTCACGATCGACTCCGAGTACTCCGAGCACCCGGTCGACGACAGCTTCGTCAACGCACAGGTGCTCGTGCTCCCCGACGGCGAGGTCGCCGGCTGGTACGAGAAGGTGCACATCGTGCCGTTCGGCGAGTACGTGCCGTTCCGGGGCCTGCTCGAGGCACTCGGTGCACCGCTCGAGAACGTTGCCTCCGACGCCACCGAGGGGCAGGGCCCGGCAGTGCTGCCGATGCCGTACGAGGGAACCGAGATCGAGATCGGCGTGATGATCTCGTGGGAGGTCTTCTTCGGCGACCGCGGACGCGCCGCCGACGATGGCGACTTCCTCGTCAACCCGACCAACGGCGCGAGCTACACCTGGACGATCCTGCAGACCCAGCAGGTCGCGTCGAGCCGGCTGCGCGCCGCCGAGACCGGCCGATGGGTGGTGCAGGTGGCTCCCACCGGCTTCTCGGCGTTCGTGTCACCCGACGGCGACGTGTTCGACCGCACCGACGTCGGCGAGCGGGCGGTCATCACCCGGGACATTCCCCTGCGAACCGGCACGACCTGGTACTCGTCCACCGGTGACTGGCCGTGGCGCGTGCTCCCGCTGCTCGTCCTGATCGGCGCGATCGCGCTCACGAATCGGGATCGACGGAGAGCTCGAGCCACCGATCCTCCAACTCGCTGA
- a CDS encoding ABC-F family ATP-binding cassette domain-containing protein, with translation MICVDLAGVGIAQPDKQLFADLSLTVSSGDRIAIVGINGSGKSTLLRLLAGSQQPDEGEVRFGRGVRIAVLDQDPRLPAGTVAEYLGDSWEVAAVATSLGVQPLLDRPTDELSGGQAKRVALARALVGEFDLVLLDEPTNHLDLEAIEWLEQRLASAPAALVTITHDRHLMDRLTTARGDGRVVEIERGTAYVHRAAAGASAYATYLDGRAERDARAESEEATRRILARRELEWLRRGAPARSSKPKARLRTANELVSGGPESAGVRGDELLLDVGTTRLGNQVLELVGVGQRYGEHQVFRDIDLLVEPGARLGVVGPNGAGKSTLLDIVAGRTEPDSGSVRRGSTVVTGYADQQTTLLDPDAIVREIVAGPTRQPDWEDRVLLERFWFDSTAQYAPVRMLSGGERRRLQLVMVLAAKPNLLVLDEPTNDLDLDTLRALEGFLDEWPGALVVASHDRTFLDRTVDHVLAMEPGGSVARVPGGVQGWLAARSAKPQAPARKPVGDTRPPRVTTGREIRRTEQAMEKLQRRAERLHDDLASTTDRDEIARIGGDLAAVQAEISELEDRWLELSVDPDS, from the coding sequence GTGATCTGTGTCGATCTCGCCGGTGTCGGCATCGCCCAACCCGACAAGCAGCTGTTCGCCGACCTGTCGTTGACGGTCTCGTCCGGCGACCGGATCGCGATCGTCGGCATCAACGGATCCGGCAAGTCGACGCTGCTGCGCCTGCTCGCCGGCTCCCAGCAGCCCGACGAGGGCGAGGTCCGCTTCGGGCGCGGCGTCCGGATCGCCGTCCTCGACCAGGATCCTCGGCTCCCGGCCGGCACCGTCGCCGAGTACCTGGGCGATTCATGGGAGGTCGCGGCGGTGGCGACCTCGCTCGGTGTCCAACCGTTGCTCGACCGGCCGACCGACGAGCTGTCCGGCGGGCAGGCGAAGCGGGTGGCTCTCGCCCGTGCGCTGGTCGGCGAGTTCGATCTGGTCCTGCTCGACGAGCCGACGAACCATCTCGATCTCGAAGCGATCGAGTGGTTGGAGCAGCGGCTCGCCTCGGCTCCGGCAGCCCTCGTGACGATCACTCACGACCGTCACCTCATGGATCGGCTGACCACGGCTCGCGGTGATGGTCGCGTCGTCGAGATCGAGCGTGGAACGGCGTACGTCCACCGAGCCGCCGCCGGTGCCTCGGCCTATGCGACCTACCTCGACGGTCGTGCCGAACGCGACGCCCGTGCGGAGAGCGAGGAGGCGACCCGTCGAATTCTCGCCCGCCGAGAGCTCGAGTGGCTCCGTCGGGGCGCACCGGCCCGTTCGTCCAAGCCGAAGGCGCGCCTGCGTACGGCGAACGAACTCGTGTCCGGCGGGCCCGAGTCGGCGGGCGTCCGCGGTGACGAACTCCTCCTCGACGTCGGCACGACGCGACTGGGCAACCAGGTGCTCGAACTCGTCGGCGTCGGCCAGCGCTACGGCGAGCATCAGGTGTTCCGCGACATCGACCTGCTGGTCGAGCCGGGTGCGCGTCTCGGTGTGGTCGGTCCGAACGGCGCCGGCAAGTCGACCCTGCTCGACATCGTCGCCGGACGCACCGAACCGGACTCGGGTTCGGTCCGCCGTGGTTCGACCGTCGTCACCGGGTACGCCGATCAGCAGACCACCTTGCTCGACCCCGATGCGATCGTCCGCGAGATCGTCGCCGGGCCGACCCGGCAACCCGACTGGGAGGACCGTGTCCTGCTCGAACGATTCTGGTTCGACTCGACGGCGCAGTACGCGCCGGTGCGGATGCTGTCGGGCGGCGAGCGGCGGCGTCTGCAGCTCGTGATGGTGCTCGCGGCGAAGCCCAACCTGCTCGTGCTCGACGAGCCGACGAACGACCTCGACCTCGACACCCTGCGCGCCCTCGAGGGGTTCCTCGACGAGTGGCCCGGCGCGCTCGTCGTCGCCAGCCACGACCGGACCTTCCTCGACCGGACCGTCGATCACGTGCTGGCGATGGAGCCCGGCGGATCGGTCGCTCGGGTGCCGGGCGGCGTCCAGGGATGGCTCGCCGCCCGGTCGGCCAAGCCGCAGGCTCCGGCTCGCAAACCCGTCGGCGACACACGACCGCCCCGGGTGACGACCGGCCGGGAGATCCGCCGGACCGAACAGGCGATGGAGAAGCTGCAGCGGCGCGCCGAGCGGCTCCACGACGATCTGGCCTCGACGACCGACCGCGACGAGATCGCCCGGATCGGTGGCGATCTCGCCGCCGTCCAGGCCGAGATCAGCGAGTTGGAGGATCGGTGGCTCGAGCTCTCCGTCGATCCCGATTCGTGA